The Spirosoma radiotolerans genome has a window encoding:
- the cysD gene encoding sulfate adenylyltransferase subunit CysD: MKLDYLDQLESEAIHIMREVAGQFERPALLFSGGKDSITLVHLALKAFRPGKFPFPLVHIDTGHNFQEALDYRDNLAERIGEKLIVRYVEDTIREKKLKEPTGRNATRNGLQTFTLLDAIEEFEFDACIGGARRDEEKARAKERVFSVRDEFGSWDPKRQRPELWNLYNGRIHKGENVRVFPISNWTELDVWNYIRREKIQLPSIYFAHDRELLIRDGKLMATAGGVIKVEADDQLVTRRVRFRTVGDISCTAASESTAETLDAVIDEIQATRISERGETRMDDQLSEAAMEDRKKGGYF; this comes from the coding sequence ATGAAGTTAGATTATCTAGATCAGCTCGAATCAGAAGCCATCCACATTATGCGGGAGGTAGCCGGTCAGTTTGAGCGGCCTGCACTCCTGTTTTCGGGCGGCAAGGATTCCATTACGCTGGTCCATCTGGCCTTAAAAGCGTTTCGACCCGGCAAGTTTCCGTTTCCGCTGGTACATATCGATACAGGCCACAATTTTCAGGAAGCCCTTGATTACCGGGACAATCTGGCAGAACGAATCGGTGAGAAACTGATTGTCCGCTATGTGGAAGATACCATTCGCGAAAAGAAATTGAAGGAACCGACAGGCCGGAATGCGACCCGCAATGGCCTGCAAACCTTTACGTTGCTGGACGCCATTGAAGAGTTCGAGTTCGATGCCTGCATTGGTGGTGCCCGGCGGGATGAAGAAAAAGCACGCGCCAAAGAGCGGGTCTTTTCGGTACGCGATGAGTTCGGCTCCTGGGACCCCAAACGCCAGCGACCCGAACTATGGAATCTCTATAACGGCCGGATTCACAAAGGAGAAAACGTGCGTGTTTTCCCCATTTCGAACTGGACCGAACTCGATGTTTGGAATTATATCCGTCGCGAGAAAATTCAGCTACCCAGTATTTACTTTGCTCACGACCGCGAATTGCTGATCCGCGACGGCAAGCTCATGGCTACCGCCGGTGGAGTTATCAAAGTGGAAGCGGACGATCAGTTGGTGACACGCCGGGTGCGTTTCCGTACGGTTGGCGACATTTCCTGCACGGCAGCCTCCGAATCGACCGCCGAAACCCTCGATGCGGTCATTGACGAAATTCAGGCCACGCGCATCTCCGAACGGGGAGAAACCCGTATGGACGATCAGCTTTCCGAAGCCGCCATGGAAGACCGGAAGAAGGGCGGGTATTTTTGA
- a CDS encoding sulfate adenylyltransferase subunit 1, whose protein sequence is MDLLRFITAGSVDDGKSTLIGRLLYDSKSILADQLEAIERASKSRDDGEIDLALLTDGLRSEREQGITIDVAYRYFQTPARKFIIVDAPGHTQYTRNMVTGASNCQLAIVLVDARHGVAEQTRRHSLIASLLGIPHIVVAVNKMDLVGYSQDVFSDICIHYAELAQKLNVKHVTYIPMSALNGDNVVDRSESMPWYDGQTLLEHLETVEIDDDANLEQGRFPVQYVIRPQTPELHDYRGYAGKITSGQFRKGDSITVFPSGETSTIDAIEIAETHLDEAFTPMSVVLHLATDVDISRGDLIVRSDNQPLSSQTVKAMLCWMDSKEFKVGNKYVLQVGTFRTRCSVREIAYQLNVNTYEQIEGVEQLRLNDLAKVVLRTAQPISFDPYTTNRASGGAILIDETSNVTVGALMLVGEA, encoded by the coding sequence ATGGATCTTTTACGATTTATAACGGCCGGTTCGGTTGACGACGGCAAAAGCACGCTCATCGGGCGACTTCTTTACGACTCCAAATCCATTCTGGCTGACCAGTTGGAAGCCATTGAACGCGCCAGCAAAAGCCGCGACGATGGCGAAATTGATCTGGCTCTTTTGACCGATGGGCTCCGCTCGGAACGCGAACAGGGAATCACGATTGATGTAGCTTATCGTTATTTCCAAACACCCGCCCGTAAGTTCATCATCGTCGATGCCCCGGGCCATACGCAATACACGCGCAACATGGTAACCGGCGCATCGAACTGCCAGCTAGCCATTGTGCTGGTCGATGCGCGTCATGGCGTGGCGGAGCAAACGCGCCGGCATTCGCTGATTGCGTCGCTTCTAGGCATTCCACACATTGTGGTGGCGGTCAACAAAATGGACCTTGTCGGGTATTCACAGGATGTGTTCTCGGACATTTGCATTCATTATGCCGAACTGGCCCAGAAGCTGAATGTGAAACACGTTACCTATATTCCGATGAGTGCGCTCAACGGCGACAACGTAGTTGACCGCTCTGAATCAATGCCGTGGTATGACGGGCAAACGTTGCTGGAGCATCTGGAAACGGTAGAAATTGATGATGATGCCAATCTGGAGCAGGGTCGTTTTCCAGTGCAGTACGTCATTCGGCCGCAAACGCCTGAATTACACGATTACCGGGGCTACGCGGGTAAAATCACGAGTGGTCAGTTTCGCAAAGGCGATTCCATAACGGTCTTTCCTTCGGGCGAAACCTCGACCATCGACGCAATCGAAATTGCCGAGACCCATCTGGACGAAGCCTTTACACCGATGTCGGTCGTGTTGCATCTGGCCACGGATGTGGACATAAGCCGGGGCGACCTGATCGTTCGCTCGGATAACCAGCCATTGAGTAGCCAAACCGTCAAAGCCATGCTCTGCTGGATGGATTCCAAAGAATTCAAAGTGGGCAATAAGTACGTGCTACAAGTGGGCACGTTCCGTACCCGCTGTTCAGTTCGTGAGATCGCCTATCAACTGAATGTCAATACGTACGAACAGATTGAAGGCGTTGAACAACTGCGGCTGAATGATCTGGCGAAAGTCGTTTTGCGTACGGCCCAACCCATTAGCTTTGACCCTTACACGACAAACCGGGCGTCGGGAGGTGCCATCCTGATCGACGAAACCTCGAACGTAACCGTAGGTGCGTTGATGCTGGTAGGCGAAGCGTAA
- a CDS encoding glycine--tRNA ligase, with protein MNTPQTPAAGSPATSLQDIIAHAKEYGFVFPSSEIYDGLQAVYDYGQNGVELKNNLKTLWWKAMTQLHDNVVGIDASIFMHPLTWKASGHVDSFNDPMIDNRDSKKRYRADQLLELKAEAYANAGDEEKSTALLQEMGRLLGDNDLEGVRNLIIAEGIKDPVSGTDNWTEVRQFNLMFSTQVGSLAEDASLIYLRPETAQGIFVNFLNVQKTGRMKIPFGIAQIGKAFRNEIVARQFTFRMREFEQMEMQFFVRPGTEMQWYESWRDTRMKFHQAVGLPADKLKFHIHEKLAHYANAAVDIEYKFPFGFREMEGIHSRTDFDLKAHQELSRKKQQYFDNEVDPATGKPYGNYIPYVVETSVGADRLFLAVFCNAFTKETVGEGDQQKERTYLKLHPALAPIKAAVFPLVRKDGLPEKAEEIVKSLRSEFRVIYEERDAIGKRYTRQDLIGTPFCIAVDYQTLEDNTVTVRYRDTTEQIRIPISELKAMIGQEVSMERVLEKM; from the coding sequence ATGAATACTCCGCAAACGCCAGCCGCCGGCTCACCCGCCACATCGCTGCAAGACATTATCGCCCACGCCAAAGAATATGGCTTCGTGTTCCCATCGTCTGAAATTTATGATGGGTTGCAAGCCGTGTATGACTACGGCCAGAATGGCGTCGAATTAAAGAATAACCTCAAAACGCTGTGGTGGAAGGCCATGACACAACTGCACGACAACGTTGTCGGCATTGACGCGTCGATCTTCATGCACCCGCTGACGTGGAAGGCGTCGGGTCACGTGGATTCGTTCAACGACCCCATGATCGACAACCGCGATTCTAAAAAACGCTACCGCGCCGACCAACTGCTGGAACTCAAAGCCGAGGCCTACGCCAATGCTGGTGATGAGGAAAAAAGCACAGCGCTGTTGCAGGAAATGGGTCGTTTACTGGGCGACAACGACCTTGAAGGCGTTCGTAACCTCATCATCGCCGAAGGTATTAAAGATCCTGTGTCGGGCACCGATAACTGGACCGAAGTCCGGCAATTCAATCTGATGTTCTCGACGCAAGTCGGTTCCCTGGCCGAAGACGCCAGTTTGATTTACCTCCGCCCCGAAACGGCGCAGGGTATATTTGTCAACTTTCTGAACGTGCAGAAAACGGGCCGGATGAAAATTCCGTTTGGCATCGCTCAGATCGGGAAGGCGTTTCGGAACGAGATCGTCGCCCGGCAATTTACCTTCCGGATGCGCGAGTTCGAACAAATGGAAATGCAGTTTTTCGTGCGTCCCGGCACCGAAATGCAGTGGTATGAAAGCTGGCGTGATACGCGGATGAAGTTCCACCAGGCCGTTGGCTTGCCCGCCGATAAACTCAAATTTCATATTCACGAAAAACTGGCGCACTACGCCAACGCAGCCGTCGATATCGAATATAAATTTCCGTTTGGTTTTCGCGAAATGGAAGGGATTCACTCCCGTACTGATTTCGACCTGAAAGCGCACCAGGAACTGAGCCGCAAAAAGCAGCAGTACTTCGACAATGAGGTTGATCCTGCTACGGGCAAGCCGTATGGTAATTACATCCCGTATGTGGTGGAAACGTCGGTGGGGGCAGACCGCTTATTTTTAGCGGTATTCTGCAATGCATTTACAAAAGAAACCGTTGGTGAAGGCGACCAGCAAAAAGAACGGACGTATTTAAAGTTACACCCGGCGCTGGCACCGATCAAAGCGGCTGTGTTCCCGCTCGTTCGGAAAGACGGTCTGCCCGAAAAAGCGGAAGAGATTGTGAAGAGCCTGCGGTCGGAGTTTCGGGTAATTTATGAAGAACGCGATGCCATCGGGAAGCGGTATACCCGACAGGATTTGATCGGTACGCCGTTCTGTATTGCTGTCGATTATCAAACACTCGAAGACAATACCGTAACGGTTCGTTACCGCGATACGACCGAACAAATCCGTATTCCAATCAGCGAGTTAAAAGCCATGATTGGTCAGGAAGTGTCCATGGAGCGTGTCTTAGAGAAGATGTAG